CACTCATTGACGCGACTGTTCCAAAAATCTGCTAACTCCTTAAACCTTTCGCTTCTTTGCTTCTGCCTTCGTGGACTGCAGTTGCCTGACGGACTCTTCAGAATAGAACTAAACTTTCTTACAAGAGTCGTCACAGACTCCCTGGTGCCTTCGTCTTCACAGGAACAAGTGCTTACTGTATAACTGAGCTGGTCGAATGCCTCGTCGATATATTTATCAAGACTTTTAGCTCTTCCCTTAGAAGATTCGACGGTATCATAAAAACTTAGATTACCTGTAGAAACACTGCACTCCACTCTGTCTGGTAGTTTCTTGCCCTTGACTCCTTTGGTGTCTGCTGAACAAAGTTCCTCTATAGACTTAAACATATCATCAATCCTATCGCATATTTCTTCAACGGATACAGCAGAGATAATTTGACCATTTATAAAGTAGAATTGCTTCTCTTCTCTCTCCGTTTTCTTGTGCAGATCTTCGATGAAATGTTGGTAATCTAATGCCGATGTTTTGGATAGCTGCCTGCCGACTTTTCTACGTACTTTCTTGAAGAGGAATGATGAGTCGAATGTTGTCTTCCTGGAGTCGAGACTGCCAAAAGAATGGTAAGCATTTGTGTTGGAATCTTCTTCCGTTTCTAAATCTACGGGTTTCCAATCTTCCTCTAGTTTCATCCATTGCTCATTCCCGTACAAAATTGCCTCGGAATCTAGAAAGGTACTCATTGTTGCTTAATAACGTACTTTAGTTGTCACTTTATGTTTACTACTGATTGATTTGACGGTGCAAGTATTTATATAGATGACGGTAGTGTCGTTAAGACTATATTTGTCTCTTTCTCTATTCATTATTGTAACGTTAATTAATATTGCTGTCTCTTTTATCAGAATGCATGGGGAAGGATTAAAGGATTGTTTACAAGTTAAAGCATTGTTTTGTATGATTGTTTCAAGTTCTTTGAATTGTTAATTAGGTAAGAAAAGTAAAGATGTTTAGATATTGAAGGTTTAGTTAATAACTACTAATGACATGAAACGGTATTTTTGATCTCCATGTTTATTCAGTTTTAATGTATCTCTAATGACTTTATTGTTgtctacttattatttaaaagcaaattgtatttattagcaaatattcgtaagtttttttttaacccaGTTATAGAACTTTCGAGataagtattaagtaattaaattatacattggtaaaataatattctaacttAAAGGCTTGTTTATTATAGCTTTAACGTATAGGTGGGTATTTATGGGTAAcaatcacttaccatcacacTTAAACGCAAATTTTTCgtcatttcaataataaatagatgttaataaataatataatactgtaaTATTCATAGAGTGAATCTACAaagaatatttactttatttatacagttgtctgtaatattaaaataaataaatgcgactaaattatataaaacggAATTGGTTCATAAATACAACCATGGAATTACAACTCCCGTATAGTCTAGTGGCTAGGATACCTGGCTTTCACCCaggaggctcgggttcgattcccggtacgGGAAATTTTTTCAGccctcattattttttttattgtactacACTGACATATctacattaataaattgttttttttttattgtaaattaatatgtatgagtaaagaataatataatattataaaatcttactATTTATGCTGCTTCCATGGCATcgattattatatcaatattatcgctgtttatgtgtgtgtgtgcgtgaaACTTAAGTACTAGATACATTTATTCGATAGATTCTTCATAATTTAGgttcttatattaattattttatataataatagttttatgaataaagtcaatttgtttcattttatattcagtcaggttatcatttatttgatgaattacttttatatgagaactagcttttgcccgcggctccgcccgcgttataaagtttttcaggctaaagttttccgttataaaagtagtagtttcccgggagcctatgttcttcccagggtctcaaactgtttccataccaaatttcatcttaatacgttgggtagtttttgagtttaacacgttcaggcagacagatgcagcgggggactttgttttataatatatatttttagaacttttaagaggaacaatcccgtcatacatcattgttgcataactttaaccgtttacggagcgcacgcaacggaagctctcaaaactaataatttttccccgtttttgcagcatgtttcattactgctccgctcctattggtcatagcgtgatgacatatagcctatagcactccgggatcaaagggctatccaacacaaaaatattttttcagttcaaaccggtagttcctgagattagccattactgctccgctcctattgggtatagcgtgatgatatatagtctatagtactccacgaacaaagggctatccaacgcaaaaagaatttttcagtttggaccagtagttcctgagattacccattactgctccgctcctattgggtatagcgtgataatatatagcctatagcactccacgaacaaagggctatccaacgcaaaaataatttttcagtttggaccggtagttcctgagattagcgcgtgtTACATATACTTCCAC
This genomic window from Manduca sexta isolate Smith_Timp_Sample1 chromosome 17, JHU_Msex_v1.0, whole genome shotgun sequence contains:
- the LOC115452636 gene encoding uncharacterized protein LOC115452636; this translates as MSTFLDSEAILYGNEQWMKLEEDWKPVDLETEEDSNTNAYHSFGSLDSRKTTFDSSFLFKKVRRKVGRQLSKTSALDYQHFIEDLHKKTEREEKQFYFINGQIISAVSVEEICDRIDDMFKSIEELCSADTKGVKGKKLPDRVECSVSTGNLSFYDTVESSKGRAKSLDKYIDEAFDQLSYTVSTCSCEDEGTRESVTTLVRKFSSILKSPSGNCSPRRQKQRSERFKELADFWNSRVNECE